The nucleotide window TAGCTTTGAACTGAAAAAGAAGGCAGTGGAAATGAGGCTTCAGGGCATTCCCAAGGCAAAGATTGCTGAAGAGCTGGGGATTCAAGATGTGGGGCGATTAAAGATCTGGATGCGGAAATACCGGGAACAGGGCGATTTTGGGCTAATGGAGCACAGAGGGAGGCGGAAAGAGTACAAGGACCTGGAACGGGAAGTCAAAAGGCTGCGACTGGAGAATGATGTCCTAAAAAAGTGGCTGGAGATTTTGGCAAGGGAGGGAAA belongs to Planifilum fulgidum and includes:
- a CDS encoding transposase yields the protein MARKGQKFKTYSFELKKKAVEMRLQGIPKAKIAEELGIQDVGRLKIWMRKYREQGDFGLMEHRGRRKEYKDLEREVKRLRLENDVLKKWLEILAREG